CGCGGCCTGGCTGCTCGCCGTGGCCCGGCGCGTCGCGAGCACGAACGCGCCGCATCCCGCCAGGCCCTCCGGCTCGCCGCGCCATACGCACCACGCGTAGGCCGCCTGCGTCAGGCGCTCGGGGAATGCAGGTAGGTGGTGGCGAGGGCGTCGGCGTACTCGTTCCAGCGCGAGCCGTCGTGGGCCGCGATCCAGACCAGCTTCGCGCGCGGATGGGCGCGGGCGAGCGCGTAGAGCTCCTGGACCAGCTCGAGGTTCGCGATCGGGCCGGTCTTGCGCCGCCAGCCTCGCGCCGCCCAGCCCGGCGCCCACTCGTTCACGGTCTTGACGCAGAGCTGGCTGTCGGAGTGGATCGTCACCGCCGCGTCGGGCGGCAGCAGCTTGTAGGCCTCGATCAGCGCGCGCAGCTCCATGCGGTTGTTGGTCGTGCTCGGGTCGGCCCCGTGGCGCTCGGCGACGACGCGGTCCTCCTCGACCCAGACGACCCCCCAGCCGCCCGGGCCCGGATTGCCCTCGCAGGAGCCGTCGGTGAAGACGCCCGTGGTCGGCCCGCCGCGATGGCGCGCGAGGACCTGCTCGGGCGTCAGGAAGCTGCCGCGTCGCTCTGCCATGGCGGCGCAGGGTAGGGGCGTCCGCGATGCTCCGCCCGGAGGCCCCCGCCCTGGCGCTCGAATCGACGGCCCGTCCCGCTCGTCCGCCCGGCCGCATGCGGCCTCCGGCGGCGCTTGCTCTCGGGTTCCTCGTTCCGTTCGCGCTCGGCGCGGCGCGGCCGGCCGACGAGGTGCGGCGCAGCTATGCCGCGCTCGAGCGCGCGCTGGTCGCGCGCGATGCGGGTGCGGCGCTCGGGCTCGTCTCCGAGGCGTCGATCGCCGAGTGGGCGCGCCTGCGGCAGCTCGCCCTGCACGGCCCGGTCACGGAGGTGGCGGCGCTCGCGCCGGGGCCGCGCCTTGCCGTGCTGGCGCTCCGCCACCAGGCCCCCGTCTGGCTCCTGCGCGACGGCCCGCCGCGCGAGCTCGCCGCGCAGGCGGTGCGCGCCGGCCTCGTCGACCGCCGGGCCGCCCGGCAGGTGGAGCTCGC
This DNA window, taken from Deltaproteobacteria bacterium, encodes the following:
- a CDS encoding ribonuclease HI, with the translated sequence MAERRGSFLTPEQVLARHRGGPTTGVFTDGSCEGNPGPGGWGVVWVEEDRVVAERHGADPSTTNNRMELRALIEAYKLLPPDAAVTIHSDSQLCVKTVNEWAPGWAARGWRRKTGPIANLELVQELYALARAHPRAKLVWIAAHDGSRWNEYADALATTYLHSPSA